From Gordonia crocea, the proteins below share one genomic window:
- the fmt gene encoding methionyl-tRNA formyltransferase, producing MRVLFAGTPAAAVPSLSALHESPDHEVVGVLSRPDAVSGRGRKVSRSEVARRADELGIEVFTPERLVEGGQVVAEVQEQLARWAPDCAAVVAYGALIPPALLVLPAHGWINLHFSLLPAWRGAGPVQAAIAAGDTVTGASTFQLEAGLDTGPVYGTLTTDIGPTDTSGELLGRLADSGARLLVATLDGIEAGELAPVAQPEHDVSYAPKITVDDARIVWDRPAHIVDRLIRAHTPDPGAWALLEAGGAQTRLRVGPLRRNVAGEPAAPASLRPGEVVAAKKAVYVGTADEVVALTWVIPPGKKQMPAADWARGARLDAETVLR from the coding sequence ATGCGCGTCCTCTTTGCCGGCACGCCCGCTGCCGCGGTGCCCTCGCTCAGTGCTCTGCACGAGTCACCCGACCACGAGGTCGTCGGGGTGCTGTCACGTCCCGATGCGGTCTCGGGCCGCGGCCGCAAGGTCAGCCGCAGCGAGGTGGCGCGGCGAGCCGACGAACTGGGCATCGAGGTATTCACCCCGGAGCGACTCGTCGAGGGCGGTCAGGTCGTTGCCGAGGTCCAGGAGCAGCTGGCGCGCTGGGCGCCGGACTGTGCCGCCGTGGTGGCATACGGCGCGCTGATCCCGCCGGCGCTGCTCGTCCTCCCGGCCCACGGCTGGATCAACCTGCACTTCTCGCTGCTGCCGGCGTGGCGCGGTGCCGGGCCGGTCCAGGCTGCTATCGCCGCCGGTGACACGGTGACCGGTGCGAGTACCTTCCAACTCGAGGCCGGTCTGGACACCGGACCGGTCTACGGCACCCTCACCACCGATATCGGGCCCACCGACACCAGCGGCGAGTTGTTGGGCCGCCTGGCCGATTCCGGCGCCCGACTGCTCGTGGCCACGCTCGACGGCATCGAGGCCGGGGAACTCGCCCCGGTTGCCCAACCCGAGCACGACGTGTCGTATGCGCCGAAGATCACCGTCGACGACGCCCGCATCGTCTGGGACCGCCCGGCGCACATCGTCGACCGGCTGATCCGCGCGCACACCCCGGATCCGGGAGCGTGGGCCCTCCTCGAGGCCGGCGGCGCACAGACCCGGCTGCGCGTCGGGCCGTTGCGCCGCAATGTCGCGGGCGAACCGGCGGCACCGGCGTCGCTGCGCCCGGGGGAGGTGGTGGCGGCGAAGAAGGCCGTTTACGTCGGCACCGCGGACGAGGTGGTCGCACTCACCTGGGTGATTCCACCGGGAAAGAAGCAGATGCCCGCCGCCGACTGGGCGCGGGGTGCGCGACTCGATGCAGAGACGGTGCTGCGATGA
- a CDS encoding RsmB/NOP family class I SAM-dependent RNA methyltransferase → MNDRRSNRKFRDKPIDQVRTTALEVLRAVRERDAYANLLLPSLLRERRLGGRDAALATELTYGTARAQGLLDAVITDAAGRPVGEIDPRLLDVLRLGAYQLLRTRIEPHAAVSTSVDLVRAEDGQGPAGFVNAVLRKISQRDEQLWIDDLAPSIVDDPIGHLAFSYAHPRWIAEVFAEALGGSVGSLQAALAADDARPPVHLVARPGQISAAELALVSGGTEGRLSPYCVYLPGGDPGRLEVVREGLAGVQDEGSQLVALALARATLDGPDEGRWLDLCAGPGGKAALLGSLAEIAGAHLDAVEISEHRADLIRSVTADLPVEVYVADGRDPGLAPGYDRVLVDAPCSGLGSLRRRPEARWRRRPSDVDELLPLQRDLLTSALALVRPGGAVVYSTCSPHPAETTGVVEAVCAATGAEFVDARGFVQTEGLDFPALGPGPHVQLWPHLHGTDAMFLAVLRRPAQLS, encoded by the coding sequence ATGAACGACCGCCGGTCGAACCGCAAGTTCCGCGACAAGCCCATCGACCAGGTGCGCACCACCGCGCTGGAGGTGCTGCGCGCAGTCCGGGAACGCGATGCGTACGCCAACCTGCTGCTGCCCTCGCTGTTGCGCGAGCGGCGCCTCGGCGGACGCGACGCCGCCCTGGCGACGGAACTGACCTACGGCACCGCACGGGCGCAGGGATTGCTCGACGCCGTGATCACCGACGCGGCCGGTCGGCCGGTCGGCGAGATCGACCCCAGACTGCTGGATGTCCTGCGGCTCGGCGCGTACCAGTTGTTGCGGACCCGCATCGAGCCGCATGCCGCCGTGTCGACCTCGGTGGACCTGGTCCGCGCCGAGGACGGCCAGGGGCCCGCCGGGTTCGTCAACGCCGTCCTGCGCAAGATCTCCCAGCGCGACGAACAGCTGTGGATCGACGATCTCGCGCCCTCGATCGTCGACGACCCGATCGGCCACCTGGCGTTCAGCTATGCGCATCCACGATGGATCGCCGAGGTCTTCGCGGAGGCGTTGGGCGGTTCGGTCGGCTCGCTGCAGGCGGCGCTGGCGGCCGACGACGCCCGTCCGCCGGTGCACCTCGTGGCCCGGCCGGGGCAGATCAGCGCGGCGGAACTCGCCCTGGTGTCCGGTGGCACCGAAGGCCGGTTGTCGCCCTACTGCGTGTATCTGCCCGGTGGCGATCCCGGCCGGCTCGAGGTGGTCCGCGAAGGATTGGCCGGCGTGCAGGACGAGGGCAGCCAGCTCGTCGCCCTCGCGCTGGCGAGGGCGACGCTCGACGGGCCCGACGAGGGCCGCTGGCTCGACCTGTGTGCCGGCCCGGGGGGCAAAGCGGCCCTGCTCGGCTCACTCGCCGAGATCGCCGGCGCCCACCTGGATGCGGTAGAGATCTCCGAGCACCGGGCGGACCTGATCCGCTCGGTCACCGCGGACCTCCCCGTCGAGGTCTACGTCGCCGACGGACGCGATCCGGGCTTGGCCCCCGGCTATGACCGCGTGCTGGTCGACGCGCCGTGCAGCGGCCTCGGCTCGCTGCGCCGCCGGCCCGAGGCCCGCTGGCGCCGCCGGCCCTCCGACGTCGACGAACTGCTGCCGTTGCAGCGGGATCTGCTCACCTCCGCGTTGGCGCTGGTGCGGCCGGGGGGAGCGGTCGTCTACTCGACGTGTTCCCCGCACCCGGCGGAGACGACCGGCGTGGTGGAAGCGGTTTGCGCGGCCACCGGTGCCGAATTCGTGGACGCACGCGGATTCGTCCAGACCGAGGGACTGGACTTCCCGGCCCTCGGACCGGGTCCGCATGTCCAGCTGTGGCCGCACCTGCACGGCACCGATGCGATGTTCCTCGCGGTCCTGCGCCGCCCCGCCCAGCTGTCATAG
- a CDS encoding zinc-binding alcohol dehydrogenase family protein — protein MRAWVVGEPGPIDAGPVELVDKPMPAPAPDELLVRVRACGVCRTDLHVAEGDLPVHRPSVTPGHEVVGEVVGTGSLVVGFSLGDRVGIAWLHRTDGTCRYCRGGAENLCPHSTYTGWDVDGGYAEFATVVADYAYRLPDALDDVAAAPLLCAGIIGYRALKRTSLLDGPAPADHPKRLGLYGFGGSAHLCAQLAIALGIEVHVLTRGEQSRRLALDLGAASVGDARDAPPVALDAAITFAPVGDLVPIAMRALDRGGVLSIAGIHLSDIPPMDYEHELFYEKEIRSVTANTRADGREFLELAVRHGIRATTHRYRLCEADRALRDLKAGRFDGAAVLVPD, from the coding sequence ATGCGCGCATGGGTAGTCGGTGAACCCGGGCCGATCGACGCCGGTCCCGTCGAATTGGTCGACAAGCCGATGCCCGCCCCGGCACCCGACGAACTGTTGGTGCGGGTCCGCGCCTGCGGGGTGTGTCGCACCGACCTGCACGTCGCCGAAGGCGATCTGCCCGTCCACCGTCCATCGGTGACTCCCGGCCACGAGGTGGTCGGCGAGGTGGTGGGAACCGGCTCTCTGGTGGTCGGATTCTCGCTGGGGGATCGGGTCGGGATCGCCTGGCTCCACCGGACCGACGGGACGTGCCGCTACTGCCGCGGGGGCGCGGAGAACCTCTGCCCGCACTCCACGTACACCGGGTGGGACGTCGACGGCGGATACGCCGAGTTCGCCACCGTGGTGGCGGACTACGCCTACCGGCTGCCGGACGCGCTCGACGATGTGGCCGCCGCGCCCCTGCTCTGTGCCGGGATCATCGGCTACCGCGCACTCAAACGCACGTCGCTGCTGGACGGTCCGGCACCGGCCGACCATCCGAAGCGCCTCGGGCTCTACGGATTCGGGGGCAGCGCCCACCTGTGCGCGCAGTTGGCCATCGCCCTGGGGATCGAAGTCCACGTCCTCACCCGCGGGGAACAGTCGCGTCGACTGGCTCTCGATCTCGGGGCGGCCTCGGTCGGCGATGCCCGCGACGCGCCGCCGGTGGCCCTCGATGCCGCCATCACCTTCGCCCCGGTCGGCGACCTCGTGCCGATCGCGATGCGGGCACTCGACCGCGGCGGTGTGCTGTCGATCGCGGGGATCCACCTCAGCGACATTCCGCCGATGGACTACGAGCACGAATTGTTCTACGAGAAGGAGATCCGCTCGGTCACCGCGAACACCCGTGCCGACGGGCGGGAGTTCTTGGAGCTGGCAGTCCGCCACGGGATCCGGGCCACCACCCATCGCTATCGGCTCTGTGAAGCCGACCGCGCGCTGCGCGATTTGAAGGCCGGCCGGTTCGACGGCGCGGCCGTCCTGGTGCCCGACTGA
- the rpe gene encoding ribulose-phosphate 3-epimerase gives MCRPSAPMIAPSILSADFANLAAETRAVEGSDWLHVDVMDAHFVPNLTLGLPVVESLLKATDIPMDCHLMIEDPRRWAPPYAEAGAYNVTFHAEATDDPRAVARDIRAAGAKAGLAIKPGTDLTPYLEILRDVDTLLVMSVEPGFGGQRFIPEVLSKVRTVRNLVDAGELSVLVEIDGGINADTIEEAAEAGVDCFVAGSAVYSADDPGRAVAALRAQAAAFWPTAVEAE, from the coding sequence ATGTGCCGACCCAGCGCCCCGATGATCGCTCCGTCCATCCTTTCGGCCGATTTCGCCAATCTGGCGGCCGAGACGCGTGCCGTCGAGGGCTCCGACTGGTTGCACGTCGACGTGATGGACGCCCACTTCGTGCCGAACCTGACCCTGGGCCTGCCCGTGGTGGAGAGCCTCCTCAAGGCCACCGACATCCCGATGGACTGCCATCTGATGATCGAGGACCCGCGGCGCTGGGCACCCCCGTACGCCGAAGCCGGTGCGTACAACGTCACTTTTCACGCCGAGGCCACCGATGATCCGCGCGCGGTTGCCCGCGACATCCGCGCCGCCGGGGCGAAGGCCGGCCTGGCGATCAAGCCGGGCACCGACCTGACGCCCTACCTGGAGATCCTCCGCGACGTCGACACCCTGCTGGTGATGAGCGTCGAACCCGGCTTCGGCGGCCAGCGGTTCATCCCCGAGGTGCTGTCCAAGGTCCGTACCGTGCGCAACCTCGTCGACGCCGGTGAGCTGAGCGTCCTCGTGGAGATCGACGGGGGGATCAACGCCGACACGATCGAAGAAGCCGCCGAGGCCGGCGTGGACTGCTTCGTCGCCGGCTCCGCGGTGTACAGCGCCGACGATCCCGGTCGGGCGGTCGCCGCACTGCGGGCACAGGCCGCCGCGTTCTGGCCGACGGCGGTCGAAGCCGAGTAG